TGTCAGATACATAAATGGAACCAGTAATGCTTCTAGCCCTGTCGCTGGCCAAAAACGAAATAAGTTCAGCGATTTCTTCTGGCTCGCCTATTCGACCGAGCGCTGTAGTGTTCTTAAATCTCTCCCACACAATATCAACATTAGGCACGCCAGAATTTTCTAGAATGTCTGTCTTCACGGGTCCAGGATTGACGCTGTTCACCCTCACGCCTGATGCTGCTAGTTCCAATGCGGCACAACGAGTAAAATGATCCAAAGCAGCTTTCGAGATGCAGTAAGAAGCTTGCTGAGGCACTTGCGGAGTATGAAGGGATCCGACGCTTGATATGTTGATGATATTGCCCTTAGTTTTAATCAAATGAGGAGTTGCTAGGCATGCCAATTGAATAGCTGCTCTGACGTTTGTCTTCATAATAGCATCGTAAGCTTCGATTATATTACCTTCTAATAAAGATCCGGACTTTGAGAAACCAGCGTTATTGACGAGTACGTCTAGTTGGCCAAAGTGGTTTACTGTTTTATCAATGATGGTCTTCGTTTCTTCTTCGTTAGAGAGGTCGGCTTTGATGACGAGGGGCTGATTGCCGTGAGCTGAGCACTGCTGAGCTACGTTGCTGAGTTTGGCTTCGTTGCGACCCACGAGCGCGACGCGGGCGCCCTCGCCGGCGAATAGCACGGCCGTGGCCGCGCCGATGCCCGAGCTAGCACCCGTCACTAACACCACTTTACCAGAGAAACTCATGTTTAATTCGTCGGTACGTATAGGACGGCGAACAGTGGACGACTGATAAGCTTCCAGACTTATCTTTCTTGCTTAAAAGCAATTAGGGTTCAATATTAATGTATTCTCTTCTCCTTCTTTTtaacttaagagttatactcTTGTCGGTAAAGTATCTTCCATACATCCCTTAATATTAATGTGTTCTCTTCTCCTTTTtaacttaagagttatactcttgtcggtgaagtatcttccacacatcccTTAATTTTCTCCTATCCTTAATATTAAAGTATTACTTGAATAATAAAATCTTCACATAGGCATTGTCTTAGGTAAAAGTGTCaattctaatatataaaacatcTTAGTATTCAAGTTTTGTCCTTACGGTTCAAGAAGGAACccacaaaataaatatcttgtctgataaaaatgtttacatGCTCAAGTATAGTGTACCCATTTGTACAGATAACGTTATAAAAACTTCGTTTTTTAGTATACCTACAGTTATATAAATGTAATTAACTTATACCACTCTAGTAACCGATGTACGAGTAAGAAAGATACAAGAAGTTGACTATTTATTCTTCTATGATTCCTTCTATTGCAGCTCCCTCTTCCTTAGTTATATCTGTATCACTAACAAATATTTCAGGGTCATTTACATCATCAACTAAATGTTAGAACTGATATTGAACGTTATCATCAGTGATAAGATATGATTAGTCGCTGATATATAGTCATACGTAGGTAAGTACACCAAAATATTTCTGTGGATTGTGTACGAGTATAATAgaaatgaagccgtggtggcctagtggtttgacctatcgcctctcaagcagagggtcgtgggttcgaaccccggctcgcacctctgggtttttcgaaattcatgtgcggaattacatttgaaatttaccacgagctttgcggtgaaggaaaacatcgtgaggaaacctgcacacacctgtgaagtaattcaatgggacgtgtgaagttcctaatccgcactgggcccgcgtgggaactacggcccaagccctctcactctgagaggaggcctgtacccagcagtgggacgattATTACGATTATTACGATATTACGTGGTAATAATGaatcagaggtgcgggccggggtttgaacccacgaacctctgcttgagaggcgataggtcaaaccactaggccaccaattTAAGAGTAGGTAGTGGTGTCATTTATCGCAAACTATACGAAGTACGTTTAATCTATGAAGTATTGCTTGCAATAGGTCAGGCTTGTACATACAtctgagttaaaaaaaaaatgtatgtggGAAATTATAttggaaacctgcacacaccgtgacgaaattcaatggtgtgtaagTTAACAATGCGCACTGGGCACGCATGGGATCTACGGccaagtcctctcattttgagaggagttTCCTGCCGTGGGAAGTATATTTACGTATTCCCATACTGATATGAGCTGACAATAAAATCGAGATTCTGAGCACCTAGCAAAATCATCATTCGTGATTTTGATAACCTGAAGAGTTTCTTGTCATTTTTTTCACAATTATTAAACTTACTACTTACTAGATATTGTTTCAGCACTTATGTATTCAGCACTCTGAGTGAAttagaaattttatttatgttcaatCAAACTATGTCATGCCCTGACTGATTCATCATCGCCCAGTTGAAACTACTGGAGTcaaagacttgaaatttggcaagcgTACCTACAATATTTCTTAAGGGTCAATAGAGGTccactaagaagggatttttcgattTCCAACCCCTAAAGGGATTAAACAGGGGTTCAAAATATACCAGCTAATAGAGACTTGATATACTCCTCCCAAAGTAAATTGCCTCTCTAACTCAGACTTCTATACAAATTAGAccagtaattaatttatttgtcttttttttcgtTTGATTAAACGGCCAATCCACTTGGCACTTTTGATTACTTTTATGCTGGATATTGCAGTGTTTCACGAAAAAATTAACGCGGACGAGGTCTCGAGAAAAAAGCTAGTtatctataattatttataagtaggttattataaataattaactgaTTGACAAAACAATATCAACTACTTGAAGCTCCGTTTTTTCAGCTCTCACCCAACGATTTATGGGTACTAATCACAGTAatagtgtgtgtatgtgtgtgtgtttattatttcttaagAGCGTAAAAAGTGTAAACTtaacctgctgagctggcaacgttgcatttttgttagtttttctcgattattccataaaaattgaatgaaaattaaaaatgtggtcagagagaactcttcttaatatataagttatacttacaaaaatgcaacattgccagctcagcaggtataaacgctcttaaaggtAAAACGGGTGGACAAGTTTAAATAAGTTCAATATGAATAATACGCTACGGGTTCTTTTTCCCGATATTCCTTTTtcccgtttttttttcaggactTGTTGAGATAAagttgtaatattttaattgttcAGAAAATACTGTGTAGGATGATGTACTTCTTGGAATTTGCTacgtaaatataatataatttctaCATTAATAAGCCTTATTCTTACTTCTTTCTTTTGAAATGGTTTGttctattacttattttgtcatattttctctatgtaccatcagccaaataagggtctatcaatttttaaacaagttcctataaaatgaatatgtcgctaaagtcgaactttcaagttgagagacacgtctattagcattattgtttatgacatgcaaacaattatcaactttagggtggtagaccacatatttggctgatggtacctctgCGTACTgcttaatatttatatattacgtTGTTCATAACGAGTCATTGTCTTGTGATTTCGAATTGGCGGGCGAACCCAAAAGTAAAAGCTAGTCAACTATATAATTCAATATCACAGacataataataggtaatattaaaatttgttagTTCCTGAATATAATAAGTTTGTTAAAGTACTGGTGAATTAACAATCAATTGCTTCTTATGGCGTAGGTATTAATCTTAAATAGGTCAACAGTAAAACATTTGAGTTTGTTGGGGAAAGTTGCAACCGTGACTGGTGCAggctaattaaattaaattatctataAAAAGGACTTCATTGACAGTAAAAGGAACCTTGACTACTTgtataaataaagtaacaaaatgAATTTGCAATTAATTGTTCACAGTTGCTCATGCAGCTTAGTACACATCAAAATTAAACGGGTTAACAGGAAAATcttgatttaatttatatataatgAGTTTGTTTGGGAAAGTTGCAATCGTGACGGGTGCAGGAGCGGGCATCGGCGCGGCCACTGCTGTGTTGTTCGCCAGTGAAGGCGCCAGCGTCGCGCTGGTGGATCTAAACGAGACCAGTCTAAACAACGTCGCTCAGCAGTGCGTGGTTCACGGCAAACCACCGCTTTCCATCAAAGCTGACGTCACCAACGAGGTTGAAGCGGAAACCATAATTTCCAAAACAATCGAATACTTTGGCCAGATAGATATTCTTGTAAACAATGCCgctattttcaaaatggctttAATAACTGATTCAGATATGCTAAGACAATTTGATTCAGTCATGAACACGAATTTGCGCTCAGTAGTTCTGTTGACAAATCTAGCTGCACCCCATCTTAAGGCTACTAAAGGGAACATAGTTAATGTAAGTAGTGTAACATCTCGTTGGATGCGGGTTAAAGTTGCTTCTTACTGTGTGTCGAAGGCTGGGTTAGAACACTTTACGCGCTGCGCCGCTTTAGAGTTGGCGGATTTAGGAGTTAGAGTGAACAGCGTAATTCCTGGTCCAGTAAGAACGCACATGTTAGCCAATGCTTTGAACACCGTGAGTGATAATGATAAAGCTTGGGATGCAAAGCGAAGTACTGCTCTTGGCAGATTGAGTGAGCCAGTAGAGATTGCTGATGTCATCTTGTTCTTGGCCAGTCCTAAAGCAAGGGGCATCACGGGTTCTGCTTATGTCTCCGATAACGGATTTCTTTTGAAAAGGAAACTTGAAGAATCTGTTTGAGATTTATtgcttttgtaaaaaaaactagtttgttGGGCAGTAGTTGAAAACAATATAGATAAATGAAATAACGAATTAGTGTTGGTACAAgtttacttttagtttttttagtgtGAAGGCAACATGAATAATTGTCGGCCCGTTTTTCGACTtccatatttcaaaaattaaaaaatggcgAATAAAATGCTTGTTAACTACCTTAAATCTAATAAATTTTGCTAGACATAAAATCACAACAATTTGGTATTAGGAATCATTCTGCGAGTGATGCGGTGAGTGCAAACAGGTTTTATCCCGTCCAATATTAATCAAGGATTTAATacaatattgtatttttgttgattTCGCTAAAGCTTTTGATACAGTCTCAAGTTTAAATTCTTCTTCAGAAATTGGAAAACAATGGGAGTAGACGTGCTTCCTCAGCTGCGTCTTTTTCAGATATTACCTTCGAAACCGCTTCATACTTGTTAGAATTGGATGTTCCTTCAGTAACGGTAATCATTTGATTTTGAGATCTCTCAGTGGAGTATTTTGAGTCagcttttttatttctaatatgCTTATTCTTATTTACTTTCGACTGTAACactgtattatgtatgtaatggAATCTTTGGACTTGATTTTCACCGACTTCTTGATGTGGAATTGTGGTACAGACATGACACTTGGAAGTATGCGTAGTTTTGATGACAATAGAATCCTATGCTACCATGGAGATGGTCTAACGGTGGAGGCAGAAGCACTATCCActggaagaaaataaaaaagataactCGTTTTTTTACGACACAGACAGCGATGTCTATTTAGTATCTACGCAaatcttttgaaatatttagaatgtttaaattttagacGATGTTTTATTATCAAATCAGACTAAATCAGTGTCTGATACTTAAATTTGAACAGTAATTAACTTTGATGAATAATGATATGAGCTGATAATAAAATCATGATACTGAGCAATAAGCTTGAGTTTGCAaaatttgaagagttccataATCATTTAAACAACACATCTTAAAATACTATAAGAAAAAATGTCacgattaaaaaaatgtagcatTGCTTTCAAACCAACACTATTTGTATGTAAAAATGTAATGATCACAAGAAAAAATGAACTTAAATAATACCAAAGGTGTTTTCCCGTCACGTCAATTGGAACCCTAATCGACTCTATAAATACGAAGCCACCAAAAAAAGCGTTTACAGCGATGAATTTTAGTGGTAAAGTTGTCATAGTGACAGGTGCCAGCTCGGGCATCGGCGCGGCCACGGCCGTGCTGTTCACCGGCGAGGGAGCCCGCGTCGCTCTCGTTGCCCGCAACGAGACTAAACTTAGCAACGTCGCTCAGCAGTGCGCAGCGCACGGCGCGCAACCGCTCATCATCAAAGCTGACCTCTCCAATGAAGAAGAAGTAAAAACTATCGTCAAAAAGACCGTCGACCACTTCGGAAAACTAGACATCCTTGTGAACAACGCAGGAATTGTTAGAAAAGTGTCTGTTGCTGATCCAAACATTGTGCAAACGTTCGATTTCGTCATGAATACGAACTTGAGATCAGTTGTTCAACTGACTAATCTTGCGGCGCCCCATCTAGTGGCTTCGAAAGGTAACATAGTGAACGTGTCCAGTGTAGCTGGACTGTACATCCCAGATAAGGATTATATGTCTTACGGTGTATCGAAGGCTAGTTTGGATCATTTCACGCGTTGCGTGGCGTTAGAACTTTCTGCTTTTGGCGTAAGAGTTAATAGCGTTAACCCTGGGCCAGTGAGGACGGATATTGCTGAGAATTCAGGCTGGACTCCTATTGGTGAAGGTGACAGAGTATGGAATTATGCGAA
The sequence above is a segment of the Choristoneura fumiferana chromosome 9, NRCan_CFum_1, whole genome shotgun sequence genome. Coding sequences within it:
- the LOC141431392 gene encoding 3-oxoacyl-[acyl-carrier-protein] reductase FabG-like; translation: MSFSGKVVLVTGASSGIGAATAVLFAGEGARVALVGRNEAKLSNVAQQCSAHGNQPLVIKADLSNEEETKTIIDKTVNHFGQLDVLVNNAGFSKSGSLLEGNIIEAYDAIMKTNVRAAIQLACLATPHLIKTKGNIINISSVGSLHTPQVPQQASYCISKAALDHFTRCAALELAASGVRVNSVNPGPVKTDILENSGVPNVDIVWERFKNTTALGRIGEPEEIAELISFLASDRARSITGSIYVSDNGYLLKA
- the LOC141431518 gene encoding 3-oxoacyl-[acyl-carrier-protein] reductase FabG-like, producing MSLFGKVAIVTGAGAGIGAATAVLFASEGASVALVDLNETSLNNVAQQCVVHGKPPLSIKADVTNEVEAETIISKTIEYFGQIDILVNNAAIFKMALITDSDMLRQFDSVMNTNLRSVVLLTNLAAPHLKATKGNIVNVSSVTSRWMRVKVASYCVSKAGLEHFTRCAALELADLGVRVNSVIPGPVRTHMLANALNTVSDNDKAWDAKRSTALGRLSEPVEIADVILFLASPKARGITGSAYVSDNGFLLKRKLEESV
- the LOC141430856 gene encoding 3-oxoacyl-[acyl-carrier-protein] reductase FabG-like, producing the protein MNFSGKVVIVTGASSGIGAATAVLFTGEGARVALVARNETKLSNVAQQCAAHGAQPLIIKADLSNEEEVKTIVKKTVDHFGKLDILVNNAGIVRKVSVADPNIVQTFDFVMNTNLRSVVQLTNLAAPHLVASKGNIVNVSSVAGLYIPDKDYMSYGVSKASLDHFTRCVALELSAFGVRVNSVNPGPVRTDIAENSGWTPIGEGDRVWNYAKTLTALGRVGESEEIADLIAFLASDKAKSITGSIYVSDNGSLLK